GCTTCGAGCCTGGTCCCAGGATCTGGCCTACCAGCATCGCCAATTGTTCCTGGCGGCTAGGCCACTTGCTGATTTCTTTGACTTCGTCGGACGAAACTTGGCCGCCATCCATCGCGCCGCCACGGGTGGTGAAACCGGCGAAGTCTTTGACTTCACTGAGCCGGACGATTTCCTTCGTCAACGAAACGAAATCGTAGGCACCCCAGACGACCGCCAGCGTTCCTTCGACGCCTTCAAACGCTGGAGCCAGCGGCGTCCCTTCGGTTGCCCGGCGGGCCATGCTGTTCTTGACGACTTCTAGCTTGATGTTTTTCTTTCGCAACTCGGTACGCAGCTTACTGGTGCGAATCGAGTCAAGTCCAATAACATTCACCAACAGGGCATCGCTGACGCCATTTAGTTGGTTCTTCAAATCGCGGGCCAAAAGGTCTTTGACAAATTTACTCATGGTTTGTTCGCGGCAGACTGTGGGCGAGTGGCGGCAATCCGGCGGTTACTAGGCGACGATGCTCAACCCCGGCGACATCGTGGTGCTCAGCGTGATGCTCTTGACGTATACGCCTTTCACGCCATGCGGCTTTAAATGCATAATGTGATCGATAAAGGCTCGGCTGTTCTCGATAAGTTTTTGCCCATCGAAGCTCAGCTTGCCGACTACGCCGTGGACGATCCCCGTGTCGTCGTTGCGGAATTCGACCTTACCGGCCTTGTATTCTTTGACTGTCTTGGCGACGTCCATTGTCACGGTGCCGGCACGAGGCGATGGCATCAGCCCGCGAGGGCCAAGAACTTTTCCTAACGGACCGACCAGCCCCATCATGTCGGGCGCGGCAATACAAGCTTCGAAATCGGCCCAACCCCCTTTGATTTTGGCGGCCAAATCTTCGGCACCGACTACGTCGGCACCGGCTGCTTTCGCTTCTTCCGCCTTGTCCCCCTTGGCAAACACAGCAACTTTCTTCGACTTGCCAATGCCGTGCGGCAGCACAATTGCGCCGCGGACGAGTTGGTCGGCCTGCTTGGCGTCGATCCCCAGCCGCAGGGTCAGCTCGACTGTCTGATCGAACTTGCGCGGGGGAAATTGCTTCAGGATCTTCACGCCCTCTTCGAGCGATAGCGGAGCTTCCGTCTTAGGAAGCAGCTCCGCCATGACTTTCATGCGTTTAGTAAGAGTCGGCATCTTTACAGGAGTGTCTTTGGCTGGTCTTGGGTAGTCTAATCGCCGAGCC
The sequence above is a segment of the Pirellulales bacterium genome. Coding sequences within it:
- a CDS encoding 50S ribosomal protein L10 gives rise to the protein MSKFVKDLLARDLKNQLNGVSDALLVNVIGLDSIRTSKLRTELRKKNIKLEVVKNSMARRATEGTPLAPAFEGVEGTLAVVWGAYDFVSLTKEIVRLSEVKDFAGFTTRGGAMDGGQVSSDEVKEISKWPSRQEQLAMLVGQILGPGSKLASQLLDGGGALVSQVKTHLENLEKADRGEAPAEQPAAT
- a CDS encoding 50S ribosomal protein L1, with the protein product MPTLTKRMKVMAELLPKTEAPLSLEEGVKILKQFPPRKFDQTVELTLRLGIDAKQADQLVRGAIVLPHGIGKSKKVAVFAKGDKAEEAKAAGADVVGAEDLAAKIKGGWADFEACIAAPDMMGLVGPLGKVLGPRGLMPSPRAGTVTMDVAKTVKEYKAGKVEFRNDDTGIVHGVVGKLSFDGQKLIENSRAFIDHIMHLKPHGVKGVYVKSITLSTTMSPGLSIVA